The following proteins are encoded in a genomic region of Gemmatimonadota bacterium:
- a CDS encoding nucleotidyltransferase domain-containing protein, giving the protein MLDQTTLDNIVRRIVEVADPQRIILFGSAARGDMNRHSDFDLLIVKEGVDTLDLMRQIRRNLYGVGAAVDAFVVTPQAVERYKDSHALVIKPALREGKVVYESP; this is encoded by the coding sequence ATGTTAGATCAAACGACGTTGGATAATATCGTCCGTCGAATTGTGGAAGTGGCTGATCCACAGAGAATCATCCTTTTTGGCTCTGCCGCTCGAGGCGACATGAACCGCCATAGCGACTTTGATCTGCTCATCGTCAAGGAGGGCGTGGACACGCTTGACCTGATGCGGCAGATTCGCCGGAATCTTTACGGGGTAGGTGCTGCCGTCGATGCCTTCGTCGTCACGCCCCAAGCCGTCGAGCGCTACAAGGACAGCCACGCGCTGGTCATCAAGCCCGCGCTGCGGGAAGGAAAGGTGGTCTATGAATCTCCCTGA
- a CDS encoding phosphoglycerate mutase family protein, with the protein MNHLILIKHALPQIDEAKSAPDWQLSDSGRASCTPLAEALRPYKPDLLITSEEPKAHQTGQLVADILQIPCSSAPNLHEHDRKGVPFIPQKTWHTTVKTFFARPNDLIFGNETAHQARTRFTRAIEKAVKTHPHKTIAIATHGTVISLFVAQKTRTNGFDLWQQLNLPSYVVFDLPDYKLNTIVREIF; encoded by the coding sequence ATGAACCACCTCATCCTAATCAAACACGCTTTGCCTCAAATCGACGAGGCAAAATCCGCCCCAGACTGGCAACTATCGGACAGCGGACGCGCAAGTTGTACCCCTCTCGCCGAAGCGTTGCGCCCCTACAAACCAGATCTGCTCATCACAAGCGAAGAACCCAAAGCACATCAAACGGGACAACTCGTCGCCGACATCCTCCAAATCCCCTGTTCCTCAGCACCCAACCTTCACGAACACGACCGCAAAGGCGTCCCCTTTATCCCTCAAAAAACATGGCACACCACCGTAAAAACCTTCTTTGCACGCCCCAACGACCTGATCTTTGGCAATGAAACCGCACATCAGGCTCGCACGCGATTCACCCGAGCCATTGAAAAAGCAGTGAAAACACACCCTCACAAAACCATAGCCATAGCCACCCACGGCACCGTCATCTCTTTATTCGTCGCCCAAAAAACCCGGACAAACGGCTTCGACCTCTGGCAACAACTAAACCTCCCATCTTATGTGGTATTCGACCTGCCGGATTACAAATTGAACACCATTGTAAGAGAAATATTCTGA
- a CDS encoding GNAT family N-acetyltransferase, with protein sequence MDIDIRSLKSSEVSRLRYLPFSRKETQRRRFMLQESGRLIFYVAWWGNLPVAQVLLNWEGGDAAGVPPQVRPWPEVSSLFVHPDYRRMGIASRLLDVCERITFQRGYENIGLCVYVKNHPALNLYARLGYRDAGWEPYLARGVYTDANGGQGNWRETRVYLIKSLRKKYESRSFCSV encoded by the coding sequence ATGGATATTGATATTCGGTCTCTTAAATCGTCTGAGGTGTCTCGGCTTCGGTATTTGCCGTTTTCCCGTAAAGAAACGCAGCGGCGGCGGTTTATGCTACAGGAATCCGGCAGGCTCATTTTTTATGTGGCCTGGTGGGGCAATTTGCCGGTGGCTCAGGTGTTGCTCAATTGGGAAGGTGGCGATGCTGCTGGCGTGCCGCCCCAGGTGCGACCATGGCCCGAGGTGTCGTCGCTTTTTGTGCATCCAGATTATCGGCGGATGGGTATTGCGTCGCGGTTGTTAGATGTGTGTGAGCGAATTACTTTTCAGCGGGGCTATGAGAATATTGGTCTGTGCGTTTACGTGAAGAATCATCCTGCGCTCAATTTGTACGCACGCCTCGGGTACAGGGATGCGGGATGGGAGCCGTATTTGGCACGGGGTGTTTATACTGATGCCAATGGCGGGCAGGGTAACTGGCGAGAGACGCGCGTTTATTTGATTAAGTCACTCAGGAAAAAATATGAATCCAGATCCTTTTGTTCAGTTTGA
- the pdxH gene encoding pyridoxamine 5'-phosphate oxidase → MNPDPFVQFDMWFEEARASEPTLPEAVALATATRDGKPSVRMVLVKQCDQDGFVFFTNLESRKADELAENPRVALLFHWKSLVRQVRIEGRVEAVSDAVSKAYFDSRPRGSRLSAWASPQSEAIPDRAFLEGRVAELERKYPGDDVPLPDFWGGYRVVPDRFEFWVNRDDRLHDRFLYVRQGDGAWKRALLAP, encoded by the coding sequence ATGAATCCAGATCCTTTTGTTCAGTTTGATATGTGGTTTGAAGAGGCGAGGGCTTCGGAGCCGACACTGCCCGAGGCCGTAGCTCTGGCGACGGCGACGCGCGATGGAAAGCCTTCGGTGCGTATGGTGCTGGTGAAGCAGTGCGATCAGGATGGGTTTGTGTTTTTTACGAATCTGGAGAGTCGCAAGGCCGATGAGTTGGCGGAGAATCCCAGAGTAGCTTTGCTGTTTCACTGGAAGTCGCTGGTCAGACAGGTGCGTATTGAGGGACGGGTTGAGGCTGTTTCGGATGCGGTGTCTAAAGCGTATTTTGATTCGCGTCCTCGGGGTAGTCGCTTGAGTGCCTGGGCGTCGCCTCAAAGTGAGGCGATTCCCGATCGGGCGTTTTTGGAAGGTCGCGTGGCAGAATTGGAACGAAAATATCCGGGAGACGATGTGCCGTTGCCGGATTTTTGGGGGGGCTATCGGGTGGTTCCCGATCGGTTTGAATTTTGGGTGAATAGGGATGATCGGTTGCACGATCGGTTTTTGTATGTTCGGCAAGGTGATGGCGCGTGGAAGCGCGCTTTGCTGGCACCGTAG
- a CDS encoding pyridoxine 5'-phosphate synthase, producing MTKLSVNLNRVALLRNSRPLTFPSVTRAAQVCIDAGAHGITVHPRPDERHIRRTDVYELKEVISGVEYNIEGNPFPDFMDMVRDVRPDQCTLVPDEPDQSTSDHGWDLRRDGERLVPIIAELKGLGIRVSLFMDPVPEDMVLAKDLGADRVELYTESYASAYDGGDVGPVFRRYADSARAAQDAGLGVNAGHDLNLDNLGEFVTIPGILEVSIGHALIADTVFMGLENTVKAYLKVLGYG from the coding sequence ATGACCAAACTCAGTGTAAATTTGAATCGGGTGGCGCTGTTGCGGAATAGCCGGCCGCTTACTTTTCCGAGTGTGACGAGGGCGGCGCAGGTGTGTATTGATGCAGGGGCGCATGGGATTACGGTGCATCCCCGGCCCGATGAGCGGCATATTCGCAGGACGGATGTTTATGAGTTGAAAGAGGTGATTTCGGGGGTGGAGTACAATATTGAGGGCAATCCCTTTCCCGATTTTATGGATATGGTGCGGGATGTGAGGCCGGATCAGTGTACGCTGGTGCCCGATGAACCGGATCAGAGTACGTCGGATCACGGTTGGGATTTGAGGCGGGATGGCGAGCGGCTGGTGCCGATTATTGCGGAGTTGAAGGGGCTGGGTATTCGGGTTTCTCTGTTTATGGATCCGGTGCCGGAAGATATGGTTCTGGCAAAGGATCTGGGTGCGGATCGCGTGGAGCTTTATACGGAGTCTTATGCTTCTGCTTATGACGGAGGCGATGTGGGTCCTGTTTTTCGACGGTACGCGGATTCGGCTCGCGCGGCGCAAGATGCCGGGCTGGGGGTTAATGCGGGGCACGATCTCAATCTCGACAATTTGGGGGAGTTTGTGACGATTCCCGGGATTCTCGAAGTGTCTATTGGTCACGCGCTGATCGCAGATACTGTTTTTATGGGACTTGAGAATACGGTGAAGGCGTATTTGAAGGTGTTGGGGTATGGGTGA
- the tig gene encoding trigger factor, with product MNVQVTESGTWRRTLEIEAPAEDVDKRLNDAYRKYSKTLNLPGFRKGKIPLSVIKRQFGPAIQGEVVQEMVEEFYREASEAEGIQPVSQASIDDINFEEGQPLVFKASVDVRPEITVETYKGLKVTRPVFAVEDEHVEGRLRYMQEESATEQVVERAADLDDVVFADVEELDDGGSPVADHRSEDQSIRLFKTEDGKPTELAEQLMGISAGESREVTVTRPVQDDHDHADCDHDHDHDHDDHAGHDHDHGDHDEEPREETVMFRVTAKEIRERELPELDDALAQDVGGVETLDELKTQIRNEMQTQYEQVIRQRVEENLMDALIEGNPFEVPDSMVENYLNGMVESYKREHAGHDHDIDEDAIRESGRDQAERGVKRFLLMDAVADQENIEVTDDDLDKHLEEMSQRHNIEGPRLRQILSRTEQLDQIESEIKTQKTFDFLIDNADVEDVEEVE from the coding sequence ATGAATGTGCAGGTGACCGAGTCGGGGACGTGGCGTCGGACATTGGAGATTGAAGCTCCGGCTGAGGATGTGGATAAGCGTCTCAATGATGCTTACAGGAAGTATAGCAAGACCCTTAATTTGCCGGGTTTTCGCAAGGGTAAAATTCCCCTGAGCGTTATCAAACGGCAATTTGGGCCGGCCATCCAGGGGGAGGTTGTCCAGGAGATGGTCGAGGAGTTTTACCGGGAGGCGAGCGAGGCAGAAGGCATTCAACCCGTTTCCCAGGCGAGTATTGACGATATCAATTTTGAAGAGGGACAGCCTCTGGTGTTCAAGGCTTCTGTCGATGTCCGTCCAGAGATAACCGTGGAGACCTATAAGGGGCTGAAAGTGACGCGGCCCGTGTTTGCGGTTGAAGACGAGCATGTTGAAGGTCGGCTGCGGTATATGCAAGAGGAGAGTGCGACCGAGCAGGTCGTGGAGCGCGCTGCTGATCTCGACGATGTGGTTTTTGCCGATGTCGAAGAACTCGATGATGGCGGCAGTCCCGTGGCCGATCACAGGTCAGAAGATCAATCGATTCGATTGTTTAAGACGGAAGACGGCAAGCCGACTGAACTGGCAGAGCAATTGATGGGTATTTCGGCTGGTGAGTCCCGTGAGGTTACAGTTACGCGGCCCGTTCAGGACGATCACGATCATGCGGATTGCGATCACGACCACGATCATGACCACGATGATCACGCGGGTCACGACCACGATCATGGGGATCACGACGAAGAACCCAGAGAAGAGACCGTGATGTTTCGCGTGACGGCGAAAGAAATACGCGAGCGCGAGTTGCCCGAATTGGATGATGCATTGGCTCAGGATGTCGGCGGTGTGGAGACGTTGGACGAACTCAAGACGCAGATTCGGAATGAGATGCAGACGCAATACGAGCAGGTGATTCGCCAGCGCGTTGAGGAGAATTTGATGGATGCGCTGATTGAGGGCAATCCTTTTGAGGTTCCCGATAGCATGGTCGAGAACTATCTCAATGGGATGGTTGAGTCGTATAAGCGAGAGCACGCGGGTCACGACCACGATATTGACGAGGATGCGATTCGCGAAAGCGGGCGCGATCAAGCCGAGCGCGGTGTCAAACGCTTTTTGTTGATGGATGCTGTTGCCGATCAGGAAAATATCGAGGTGACGGATGACGATTTGGACAAACATCTCGAGGAGATGTCGCAACGGCACAATATTGAGGGACCGCGTTTGCGTCAGATTTTGAGCCGCACCGAACAGCTCGATCAGATTGAGTCGGAGATTAAAACGCAGAAGACGTTTGATTTTCTCATCGATAATGCAGATGTCGAAGATGTTGAGGAAGTTGAATAG
- a CDS encoding ATP-dependent Clp protease proteolytic subunit: MALVPTVLEQTGRGERAYDIFSRLLRDNIIFIGTPINDTIANLVIAQMLFCTSETPEKPIRLYINSPGGSITAGLAIYDTMQYVPNDIETVCVGQAFSLGAVLLAGGTKGQRRALPNSRILLHQPIGGAGGQASDIERHAEEILQYRDRLNALLSDCTGQPIERIEKDADRDFFMSADEAQDYGLIDEVLIPDQDPNPDIDEALL; encoded by the coding sequence ATGGCTCTGGTTCCTACAGTTCTCGAACAGACAGGGCGTGGTGAGCGCGCTTATGACATTTTTTCGCGGCTGTTGCGCGATAATATTATTTTTATTGGTACGCCGATTAACGATACGATTGCCAATCTGGTGATTGCTCAAATGCTGTTTTGCACGTCTGAAACACCCGAGAAGCCGATTCGGCTGTATATCAATTCTCCCGGCGGCAGTATTACGGCGGGTCTGGCTATTTACGATACGATGCAGTACGTGCCCAACGATATTGAGACGGTGTGTGTGGGGCAGGCGTTTTCACTGGGTGCCGTGCTTCTTGCAGGGGGCACGAAGGGGCAGCGCCGCGCATTGCCCAATTCGCGCATTTTGCTGCATCAACCCATTGGCGGTGCAGGCGGTCAGGCTTCGGATATCGAACGCCATGCCGAAGAGATTTTGCAATATCGCGACCGTTTGAACGCCCTTTTATCCGATTGTACAGGTCAACCTATTGAGCGCATAGAAAAGGATGCAGATCGCGATTTCTTTATGTCGGCTGATGAGGCGCAGGATTATGGCCTGATTGACGAAGTGCTCATTCCCGATCAAGATCCCAACCCCGATATCGACGAAGCCTTGTTATGA
- the clpX gene encoding ATP-dependent Clp protease ATP-binding subunit ClpX — MKRRTSRTEIRCSFCGKSADQVDKIVTGPSVNICSECIKLCNEVLREDDLKKPVTLHKGLPKPQEIKTRLDDYVIGQERAKRVLSVAVYNHYKRIRSNQSAEDVELDKSNILLMGPTGTGKTLLAQTLARILQVPFSIADATILTEAGYVGEDVENILVRLLQAADYDVAQAEMGILYLDEVDKISRKSANPSITRDVSGEGVQQALLKILEGTVASIPPKGGRKHPEQPLIQLNTKNILFICGGAFDGLESVISTRIGKKTIGFGSDSNDLDESNTGEIFQHAEPEDLIKYGLIPELVGRMPVVCALGDLDEAALLQILTEPQNAITKQYQKLFELDGVELTFEDDALREVVRITQDKGTGARGLRSVLETVMTDLMYDIPSNEDLTEVTVTLDMVQNRNKPRIEVLESTQKRA, encoded by the coding sequence ATGAAAAGACGAACTTCCAGAACAGAAATTCGCTGTTCTTTTTGTGGCAAGAGTGCCGATCAGGTCGATAAGATCGTCACTGGTCCGAGTGTGAATATTTGCAGCGAGTGTATTAAGCTGTGCAATGAGGTATTGCGAGAGGACGATCTCAAAAAGCCCGTGACGCTGCACAAAGGGTTGCCCAAGCCGCAGGAGATTAAGACTCGTCTCGACGATTATGTGATTGGTCAAGAGCGGGCCAAGCGCGTTCTTTCGGTTGCGGTGTATAATCATTACAAGCGCATTCGGTCCAATCAGTCTGCGGAAGATGTCGAACTCGATAAGAGCAATATTTTGCTTATGGGACCCACGGGTACTGGCAAGACGCTTTTGGCACAGACGCTGGCGCGCATTTTACAGGTCCCATTTTCGATTGCCGATGCCACTATTTTGACCGAGGCGGGGTATGTTGGCGAAGATGTTGAGAATATTCTGGTGCGCCTGCTTCAGGCGGCGGATTACGATGTGGCGCAGGCAGAGATGGGTATTTTGTATTTGGACGAGGTCGATAAAATTTCTCGAAAGTCGGCGAATCCATCTATTACGCGCGATGTGTCTGGGGAAGGTGTTCAGCAAGCGTTGTTGAAAATTCTGGAAGGTACGGTGGCGAGTATTCCGCCCAAGGGGGGGCGCAAGCATCCCGAACAACCCCTGATTCAGCTCAATACCAAAAATATTCTGTTTATCTGTGGCGGTGCATTTGATGGTTTGGAAAGCGTTATTAGCACCCGCATTGGCAAGAAGACCATTGGCTTTGGGTCCGATTCAAACGATTTGGACGAGAGCAATACCGGTGAGATTTTCCAGCATGCCGAGCCAGAAGATTTGATCAAATACGGTTTGATTCCAGAACTCGTTGGGAGAATGCCCGTGGTGTGCGCGTTGGGCGATCTGGACGAGGCCGCTTTGTTGCAGATTTTGACGGAACCGCAAAATGCAATTACGAAGCAATACCAGAAGTTGTTCGAGCTCGATGGGGTTGAGTTGACCTTTGAGGATGACGCGCTGCGCGAGGTTGTTCGCATTACGCAGGATAAGGGTACAGGTGCGCGCGGGTTGCGGTCGGTTCTCGAGACGGTTATGACGGATTTGATGTACGATATACCCTCCAATGAGGATCTGACCGAGGTCACAGTGACCCTCGATATGGTTCAAAACCGCAACAAGCCGCGTATTGAAGTTCTCGAATCCACACAAAAACGCGCTTAA
- the yihA gene encoding ribosome biogenesis GTP-binding protein YihA/YsxC, producing MQFHSVEFVTSVGFLRQLPRDGMAEIAFAGRSNVGKSSLLNRLFNRKNLAKTSSTPGKTRTLNFYRVNRAYYFVDLPGYGYAKRSLQERQAWGQLIEGYVQDRPSIKGFVQLIDARHDPSRDDLQMIDWLMHGNKPFVVVATKADKLSGHKLKSRLDQTRRMLALHGDFDLVPFSATTGRGKDAVWRWIGEVLDV from the coding sequence ATGCAATTCCATTCGGTCGAATTTGTGACAAGTGTTGGCTTTTTGAGGCAGTTGCCTCGCGATGGGATGGCCGAGATTGCATTTGCGGGGCGTTCCAATGTGGGCAAGTCGTCGTTGCTCAATCGGCTGTTCAATCGGAAAAATCTGGCGAAGACGAGCAGTACGCCCGGCAAGACGCGGACGCTGAATTTTTATCGCGTAAATCGCGCGTATTATTTTGTCGATTTGCCCGGTTATGGCTATGCAAAGCGCAGTTTGCAAGAGCGCCAGGCGTGGGGGCAGTTGATTGAGGGGTATGTGCAGGATCGGCCTTCTATTAAGGGTTTTGTTCAGTTAATCGATGCGAGGCACGATCCGAGCCGGGATGATTTGCAGATGATTGACTGGCTGATGCACGGCAACAAGCCGTTTGTGGTGGTTGCTACGAAGGCCGATAAGTTGTCGGGTCATAAACTCAAGAGCCGATTGGATCAAACCCGTCGGATGCTCGCTTTGCACGGCGATTTTGACCTTGTGCCGTTTTCCGCGACGACGGGTCGCGGCAAGGATGCGGTTTGGCGATGGATTGGAGAGGTGCTGGATGTTTGA